In Pseudomonadota bacterium, one DNA window encodes the following:
- a CDS encoding MarR family winged helix-turn-helix transcriptional regulator: MTSTPTDTAFPAETEGEYTLAAGRIRKAMPLCDQLRIVHRTYCKALQNRIAAHGVSLGQWAFLCSLWEEDGITQRELSRRVGMKEPTTVSALNVMERQGIVIRVRNTFDKRKINVFLTEKARKMRDSLLKVSADIERQARQSITDDDMEKLNNLLSRIVSNLNGRATS, translated from the coding sequence ATGACCAGCACACCGACAGATACGGCTTTCCCTGCAGAGACAGAGGGGGAGTACACCCTGGCGGCGGGCAGGATCCGCAAGGCCATGCCCCTGTGTGACCAGCTGCGTATTGTTCATCGAACCTACTGCAAGGCTCTGCAGAACCGGATTGCGGCCCATGGCGTCAGCCTCGGCCAGTGGGCGTTCCTGTGCTCACTGTGGGAGGAAGACGGTATTACCCAGCGTGAGCTCAGTCGCAGGGTCGGCATGAAGGAGCCCACAACTGTATCCGCCCTGAATGTCATGGAGCGTCAGGGTATTGTCATCCGTGTCCGCAACACCTTTGACAAGCGCAAGATCAACGTTTTCCTGACAGAAAAAGCCCGGAAAATGCGCGACAGTCTGCTGAAAGTCTCTGCGGATATCGAGCGCCAGGCCCGCCAGTCCATCACCGACGATGATATGGAAAAACTGAACAACCTTCTGTCCCGGATTGTATCCAACCTCAACGGGCGCGCCACGTCCTGA